A stretch of Mauremys reevesii isolate NIE-2019 unplaced genomic scaffold, ASM1616193v1 Contig120, whole genome shotgun sequence DNA encodes these proteins:
- the LOC120392875 gene encoding NACHT, LRR and PYD domains-containing protein 3-like, with product MGPPVRTAVTSLIHTMIPLLYLSLSCSLRKSSTSGCGVTAAGCGDLAAFLKTRQNLTKLYLDNNVSLGDSGVRLLCEGLTHPNCKLETLVLHYCGLTAACCENLSSVLSTSQTLTFLGLGANSLEDSGMQRLCEGLKHPNCKLHTLGVDFHRLTPVMQVELYAVKR from the exons ATGGGGCCACCTGTCAGAACAGCTGTGACGAGCCTGATTCACACCATGATCCCCCTTCTCTacctttctctctcctgcagcttgCGGAAGTCCTCTACATCGGGATGCGGTGTCACAGCCGCTGGCTGTGGGGATCTTGCTGCTTTTCTCAAAACCAGACAGAACCTGACAAAGCTGTACCTGGATAATAACGTTTCTCTGGGAGATTCCGGAGTGCGGCTGCTGTGTGAGGGGCTGACACACCCAAACTGCAAATTAGAGACTCTGGT GCTTCACTATTGTGGTCTCACAGCTGCATGTTGTGAGAATCTCTCCTCtgttctcagcaccagccagaccCTGACATTCCTAGGTCTAGGGGCAAACAGTCTGGAGGATTCAGGAATGCAGCGGCTGTGTGAGGGGCTGAAACATCCAAACTGCAAATTACACACACTAGG AGTGGACTTCCACCGTCTAACTCCAGTAATGCAGGTAGAGCTGTATGCAGTGAAAAGATAA